In Nitrospira sp., a single genomic region encodes these proteins:
- a CDS encoding HEAT repeat domain-containing protein: MSKESIETLVAELIHEEDWRRMRATAACLAGGPKAVQALVEALHSGPPALKQEAAAMLARIKDPHAGVALVGLLEDGEEAVRKSGATALEQMAGVLDTETATALVALLPKTEGGETKRLVTHLVGAIPTAVVPLCQMMKHSDPEAQVTAALMLDHLLDPRSVDAFIDAMGQPAVRDIAAGTLRKLGAIRERIDETFNVLRNVEGASEREEARMATVVDLLGIGRPAVEILIEYLEDEDWLVREAAADLLGKIADVRAVEPLMRRLQHDKDTGVKELAIKALGLIGDARPTTLYLEAIPIRPLRVYAMEALAKIKDVEVLRPHKDLFDRLRTDRDGLVAYNAGLISDKLEALTAAPAEGQEGQSHD; this comes from the coding sequence ATGTCGAAGGAAAGTATTGAAACGCTCGTCGCCGAACTGATCCACGAGGAAGATTGGCGGCGCATGCGGGCGACGGCGGCCTGCTTGGCGGGAGGTCCGAAGGCGGTACAGGCCCTCGTCGAAGCCTTACATTCTGGACCTCCCGCGTTGAAACAGGAGGCAGCGGCGATGTTGGCCCGGATCAAGGACCCGCATGCCGGTGTGGCATTGGTCGGCTTGCTGGAGGACGGAGAGGAAGCCGTGCGAAAGTCGGGCGCCACGGCGCTGGAACAGATGGCCGGCGTGCTCGATACGGAGACCGCGACCGCGTTGGTTGCGCTACTTCCAAAAACCGAGGGAGGAGAAACCAAGCGCCTCGTCACCCATCTGGTTGGAGCGATTCCGACCGCCGTCGTGCCCCTATGCCAGATGATGAAACATTCCGATCCCGAAGCACAGGTGACCGCCGCGTTGATGCTGGATCACTTGCTGGATCCTCGATCCGTCGATGCGTTCATCGATGCAATGGGCCAGCCTGCAGTCCGCGACATTGCGGCCGGCACGCTGAGAAAGCTTGGCGCCATCCGGGAGCGGATCGACGAGACGTTCAATGTATTGCGGAACGTCGAGGGCGCCAGTGAGCGGGAAGAGGCTCGGATGGCGACGGTGGTGGACCTGCTCGGGATCGGCCGCCCGGCGGTGGAGATCCTGATCGAATACCTCGAAGATGAGGATTGGCTGGTACGCGAAGCCGCGGCGGATTTGCTCGGAAAGATCGCGGACGTGCGGGCGGTCGAGCCTCTGATGCGGCGACTCCAGCACGACAAAGATACGGGAGTGAAGGAGCTGGCCATCAAGGCACTCGGGCTCATCGGTGACGCGCGTCCCACAACCCTGTATCTGGAAGCCATTCCGATCAGGCCTCTGCGCGTCTATGCGATGGAGGCGCTCGCGAAAATCAAAGACGTCGAAGTCTTGCGGCCTCACAAGGATCTCTTCGATCGACTGCGGACGGATCGTGACGGCCTGGTGGCGTACAATGCCGGGTTGATCTCCGACAAGCTGGAAGCGCTGACCGCCGCACCTGCCGAAGGCCAGGAAGGACAGAGCCATGACTGA
- a CDS encoding HEAT repeat domain-containing protein: MADAVAEQIAALKDGDWAIREEAAAMLGTLRDPRAVVPLVSMLRDSDRAVREAAIGALTAIGAPSVPALGLCLSDPHLAVQEAASAVLACIADERVLAPLLAALGNKDWIVRMHAAKAVGRMKNPEAIDPLIPLLQDKVKAVREETTAALVVIGDAAIPSLLAALGDTDWLVRLHAVEALGKMKSPAAVEPLLSALFNDRDAAVREDIVRALGQIGDGRAVEFLMMVMKESGLRLLAVEALGQIRDPRAVPVLIKVLEGADQPADSRVIAGCGDNWNEEMVTMGAAARALGALGNDAAIPSLIKALRHTMTRAEAAGSLACFGAKVIAPLLTFLSQETDDNLRFHVNETLTKVGWRPGRV, translated from the coding sequence ATGGCCGATGCGGTTGCCGAGCAGATCGCGGCGCTCAAAGACGGGGATTGGGCTATTCGCGAGGAAGCCGCCGCGATGCTGGGAACGCTGCGAGATCCGCGCGCCGTGGTGCCGTTGGTGTCGATGTTGCGGGACTCGGATCGCGCGGTGCGCGAGGCGGCGATCGGGGCGTTGACCGCCATCGGGGCGCCTTCAGTGCCGGCTCTCGGGCTCTGTCTTTCGGATCCCCATCTGGCGGTACAGGAAGCCGCGTCTGCCGTGCTGGCTTGCATCGCCGATGAGCGGGTCCTGGCCCCGCTGCTGGCCGCACTCGGTAACAAGGATTGGATCGTCCGGATGCACGCGGCCAAGGCCGTGGGCCGCATGAAGAATCCGGAGGCCATCGATCCGTTGATCCCGCTGCTGCAGGACAAGGTAAAGGCGGTTCGCGAAGAAACGACGGCGGCGCTGGTCGTCATCGGGGATGCGGCCATCCCTTCGCTGCTCGCGGCACTGGGAGACACCGATTGGTTGGTCCGCCTCCATGCGGTGGAAGCGCTGGGGAAGATGAAGTCGCCGGCGGCGGTCGAGCCGTTGTTGTCGGCGCTGTTCAATGATCGCGATGCGGCGGTTCGGGAAGATATCGTACGGGCCCTGGGTCAGATCGGGGACGGCCGCGCGGTCGAATTCCTGATGATGGTCATGAAAGAATCGGGGCTGCGCCTGCTGGCCGTGGAAGCTCTGGGTCAGATCCGAGATCCGCGCGCGGTGCCGGTGTTGATCAAAGTGTTGGAAGGCGCCGATCAGCCAGCAGACTCACGCGTCATCGCCGGCTGCGGAGACAACTGGAACGAGGAAATGGTGACGATGGGGGCTGCGGCGCGGGCGCTCGGCGCTCTGGGGAACGATGCCGCCATTCCCTCGCTGATCAAGGCCTTGCGCCATACGATGACGAGAGCAGAGGCCGCCGGCTCATTGGCATGCTTCGGGGCCAAGGTCATCGCTCCGCTGCTGACGTTCCTGTCGCAGGAGACGGATGACAATCTCCGCTTTCACGTGAACGAAACCTTGACGAAGGTCGGCTGGAGGCCGGGTCGCGTGTAG
- a CDS encoding HEAT repeat domain-containing protein — MAQTLELLLDALEDVDDATREEAAKALAELADPKGLEALIGACSDEYWSVRAHAACGIAKLGGQKAVEALVTLFDDPIMEVRNQAVESAARMGAAVLDRMLTGLKDERWRVREHAAKTCGEIRDPRAVDALMVACRDRDGAVKSAGAEALGKIGDPKAVPALIKLFRDTSKIVRETAGTALVYIGPPSVDPLIACFADKDFVVRCHAARALGGMTTDYQIGRTWVREPKVVEALIAALKDADRAVREDATIALGMIGDPRAIDALIEAMKDGAVKRHAIASLGMIGDPRALPPVLDALKGKGIRQDGTPTPGCIVSEDAFIKEAAATALGQFRDPRVIPDLIMLLKDGVLREKASAALAAIGDTAIEPLIAFLYDPKASEVASEGERVLSYASVRLSAKDALRQLVMETLEKLGWTLPQEDSAVDSSNVDNARVDLPLGVGGRFGPSGDFAKGSS; from the coding sequence ATGGCTCAGACATTAGAATTGCTCTTGGATGCGCTCGAAGACGTGGACGACGCCACGCGCGAGGAAGCGGCGAAGGCCTTGGCGGAGTTGGCCGATCCCAAGGGCTTGGAGGCGCTGATCGGCGCCTGTAGTGACGAATACTGGTCCGTTCGCGCCCACGCCGCTTGCGGGATCGCGAAGCTCGGCGGTCAAAAGGCCGTCGAGGCGCTGGTGACTCTGTTCGACGATCCCATCATGGAAGTGCGCAACCAAGCCGTGGAATCGGCCGCCCGCATGGGAGCCGCCGTGCTGGATCGGATGCTTACGGGGTTGAAGGACGAGCGGTGGCGTGTCCGAGAGCATGCAGCCAAGACGTGCGGTGAAATTCGGGATCCCAGAGCCGTCGACGCCTTGATGGTCGCCTGCCGTGACCGCGACGGAGCCGTGAAGAGTGCCGGAGCGGAGGCTCTGGGAAAGATCGGCGATCCGAAAGCCGTCCCCGCCCTGATCAAGCTGTTCCGCGACACGTCCAAGATCGTCCGAGAGACAGCGGGAACCGCGCTCGTCTATATCGGGCCGCCGTCCGTGGATCCGCTCATCGCATGTTTTGCCGATAAGGATTTTGTCGTCCGCTGTCACGCGGCGCGCGCCTTGGGCGGTATGACGACCGACTACCAAATCGGCAGGACCTGGGTGAGGGAGCCCAAGGTCGTCGAGGCCCTCATCGCTGCCCTCAAGGATGCGGACCGCGCCGTGCGCGAGGATGCGACTATCGCGCTCGGCATGATCGGCGATCCTCGCGCGATCGATGCGCTGATCGAGGCGATGAAGGATGGAGCGGTCAAACGGCATGCGATCGCGTCGCTCGGCATGATCGGCGACCCACGAGCCCTCCCTCCTGTGCTCGATGCGCTGAAAGGAAAGGGGATCCGACAGGACGGCACGCCGACTCCCGGGTGCATCGTCAGCGAGGACGCGTTCATTAAAGAAGCGGCCGCCACGGCATTGGGACAGTTTCGCGATCCCCGGGTCATCCCCGATTTGATCATGTTGCTGAAGGACGGTGTGTTGCGCGAGAAGGCCAGCGCGGCACTGGCCGCGATCGGCGACACCGCCATCGAACCCTTGATCGCCTTCCTATACGACCCGAAGGCGTCCGAGGTCGCGTCGGAGGGCGAACGAGTCCTGTCTTATGCGTCGGTCCGTCTCAGCGCCAAAGATGCGTTGCGGCAACTGGTGATGGAGACGCTGGAGAAGCTCGGGTGGACCTTGCCTCAGGAAGATTCGGCGGTCGATTCCAGCAACGTGGACAATGCGCGGGTCGATCTCCCGCTTGGGGTCGGCGGCAGGTTCGGACCGTCGGGAGATTTTGCCAAAGGCAGCAGCTGA